DNA from Fusarium musae strain F31 chromosome 7, whole genome shotgun sequence:
GGGGGATGGTACACTATTCTTAGTTCAGCGAATCGTCATAACATCGAACGGTCTAACGATGAGACTTTGCGCCAGGAACCACGGTCCACTTGGATCGCAAGGGGAAGCCGGCTGTGCCTCAAAGAGAGCAAATGGCCGTCCTAATACAAGCTTCGGCGCGGCGGATGTAAGCTACGTATGTACTGACGACCTGCTGCCTTCTCCATATGAACGATTCTGAAATAAGTTTGTCATGGCATGCATTCTCAAACTGGGAGACATCAGCACTTGTGGAGCGAGAGTGGGAGAGAGATGAGGAACTGGCAAATCAATCACGAGAGTCAAGCCCCACGCCCCACGCGCGTGGGAGCGTGATGTCGATGTGGAAGCTCACCAGGGCAaatctgagcttgagctttgatGGGCCGAGAGGCGATCGCTCTGTAAAAGAAAGTGTTCGTACCAGACGTTCTAGTCGATATTGAGGCTTTAAGTATCTATCAATGTTGCTCATCGCCTTGCATGGTGTTTCGGAACTTCAGCCTTATGTTGCGTGATCTGAGAGCTTACCCCAGATGTTTTGAAGCAACGGAGATCCGTACCTTAGCTGTCTCTGCTCAGCCAAGGTACCTTTACCTGCCCCAACTCGACTCCCTGCAGAGCCTCGGTACAGGTTTGCTTTTGAGCCGCAGGGAGCAAAGTACTGTACATACGCGAGCTCTGCCTCGTAAACCGGTTTGCACGGGTCATCGACTTGTCCGTTGTCGATTGTACATGGAACGGGATTCGCTCATATCTCGATAAGATGGGACTTATTGAAGCTGGTTTGTGAGGGACCCCGCGAAGCTGCCGCAGATGCCAGCTCTGGGCCCCTCTTGGTAGCTGGGCTGCCCACTAGGACACCTGGATTTGGAAGCAGCAGACAAGGGGTGAGCACTAGGCGCAGCGACTTGCATTTACCAGTCATGGCGATCCATTTGGTGACTTGATCCGGACGTCATGCTATAAGTAAGCGGGCTCATCAAAGCTTTGCTGTCGTGTAACATTGAAGCGTCGGAAATGATGAGTGATCAGTATTGCCGAATTGAAAACCGCACGACCGCCATATTTCTCAGCAGTAACGTCAGTTGCGTACTGAGCCTATGCGATTCGGGCCGGTATGTCAACATCTGTTTGTGACAAGATTCCACATCATAACGATCCAAGCATGCATGCAAGTCTGtcaatggtgttgagagtggagagaagaaaagaaaagggttCCATTGATTATTAAGAATCGGCTGACTGAGGCGTAGGTAGATTCGTTCTTGGAAAGTCTGAGGTAGCCAACCTGGAAGGAACAGGGAAGGAACATGTTGGCAGACTTAGGTTACGCTTGCCTGATGTCGAGATGCTtcctgcctctgcctctgcctctgcctcacTCTCAACGCTCCAGAACCTTGATCCCAAGCTTCACTGCGAAAAACTCGCTTTCTCGTTGCGCAAGGGTATATACATAACATGCCAGATGGTAAAAGATCAATGCGACTCCTGCTAGGCAGTCTAGGTGAAATGCTACCAAATGTCCATGCCATAACCTCTACCCTATTCCGGCCGTCAGTTCATTATACATGGATGTATTCGCCGTATAGAAACACCAAACAGAACTCCAAGACCGAGCTTCTGTCTATTGCGAAAAGGCAACTCTCAAAGAACCTGCACCCGAGAAGCCTTCCAAATCATTCAGTATCCGACTCATCCTTCCCGACTCCAAGGTCTCAATATTGCCCAATACGAGCTTCGGTGTGTCCACTGCTAAAAGTCCTTCATCAATCCCAGGCAGCGAGAGTTGGCTCTTTGACGTTGATGAGTTGGGCTTGGAGCGTTCTTCCAGCGTGGGCCAGGGCGAGTTTCTCATCTTCGGAGACACTGACCTAGGACTTGAACTTTTGCGATGCATATcgaatcctcctcctcgctgTTTATCTTGCGATCCTGTCTGGTTGAACTCACTCCCGTGGCCAACTCCGCCAAACCTAAGACTCAGCGATCCCTGCATCGAGTTCTTTGCTTGTGTAAAACATCGGTCTACCGCCTCAAAGTTATCCAGGCATCTTTGCGCGCTGGGTAAGTAAGTTGCAGCTCTTCGTAATGCCTGACATGCTGTCCCAGCCTGCCCCTGTTCGAGTATACTCAAATTCTCTCCCATATGAGGACTCTCAGCCTGTTCACTCCCCAATCGATGGCTCGCATCCATCTGTGGGAAGTGGTGAACGTATATAGACATGAACCCAGCGAGCCAGATGGAGAATATCGACAGCGAGGACAAAGGAAGCTTTTCTTTGCTGAGGCCAACCAAATCGATGATGTTGCGAGATGACTGAAAGACGTCTTGTGCGCTATCTTCCCAGAATCGATCTGGCGCAAAGTTGAGTATAGTTTGGTTGACTATGGGGGATCCATGAGGCCCGGGGCATCGCAGGGGTAGAAACGGAAGATATTCTCGGTTGAGAACAATATGACAAACTGAGGCCAGCATATGCAGCGACACATAGGTGTTGGTAGCCTGGTGATTATCATGTCGGTAGTAATTCTGTCGAGATAGTGTGAAGGTGTCTGGGAGATCTCTGTCGAACGCAATTATCTTCTCTCGTAACTTGTAGAAAGTCGATTTAGGGTCCCATGGAGGATGTGCTTCTTGTGATCGGCCACCCATCGAGCTGTATTTCGAAATCTCGCCCCATATCTCAATCAGCTTGACAAATCGGCTTAACGTGCTATCATCGTTGATCTTTTGCTGATTTGATCCTTCGTGTGGTTGCAATAGTCCAGTGTAGACTTGTAGAGACAGATCAAAGGCCATTTCAGAACATGGCAACTGGATCGACATGCTCTCAACTGCAATGCTTAGCGGTCGCTCGCCCCCACAGCTCATCAAACGATCTAGAATGAAGCAGCTGTACATCGTCCGTCTCCGCGTCTCTCTTATTATCGCAATCTCTGGCGATTTCCTCTCGAATCGGTTTGTGTCGGGTGCTTGGTTTTCCAGTATAGCCATTCGTCGGTCATCTTGCTCTAGCCTCATCAGCTTAGCCATGCGAATGGCTATTCCAAGACACATCCAAGCACTGGAGTTATTCTCTTGGCTCCACTCGAATAACCCAAGCATCAGGAAAGATTGTACTCTTTCGACCGTGAGAGTATCCATGACTGTCCTGAGGGGGCCCAGAGCTGTTGTGAGTGCAGTAGCGAAGAAATTCGAGGCGTGTAACGGTCCAGGCTTGGGTTTTGAGGCGGACGATCGGTTATTTGCGCCATGTTGATTTGGTAAATGCGTCACATACCGTACCAGATCGGGATGAAAACGTACTGTAAGCATCAGGATACCAAGCAAGACCAAGTTCAGCTCTGATGAGTCCTCTTTCCCTTGACCTGATCCACTgctcatcttctccttgagagaTGGCAAGTGAAGGAAGGGTAACTCTGTGGCATAGTGTAGTTTGTAAATGTTGAGCAACTGATCCCATAGTTCCGTCGTTAAAAAGGGGTATGCGAGAACTTCGGCTGCGTATACGGCTGATCTTTCACTGCCCCATTTTGATATATCATCTGCTTTCCTcgttcttttcttctcctgtTGTGGTT
Protein-coding regions in this window:
- a CDS encoding hypothetical protein (EggNog:ENOG41); protein product: MLGLVSRVFKSLIKSSPQRQLCKSTKIGKIASQLRIQSILSPTDPEGDKGSNASPKASTTSKRKLEELSSAQEGTSPASIWHAQYDEHSRPDAGEDNSAGRLTPATSDEKAGRRGSRIKQPIRSSIACLRCRRSKIKCDNDGGNSPCDMCVKGGHQCQYPEAVPPPPKRNNSPTTGKLEKEPQQEKKRTRKADDISKWGSERSAVYAAEVLAYPFLTTELWDQLLNIYKLHYATELPFLHLPSLKEKMSSGSGQGKEDSSELNLVLLGILMLTVRFHPDLVRYVTHLPNQHGANNRSSASKPKPGPLHASNFFATALTTALGPLRTVMDTLTVERVQSFLMLGLFEWSQENNSSAWMCLGIAIRMAKLMRLEQDDRRMAILENQAPDTNRFERKSPEIAIIRETRRRTMYSCFILDRLMSCGGERPLSIAVESMSIQLPCSEMAFDLSLQVYTGLLQPHEGSNQQKINDDSTLSRFVKLIEIWGEISKYSSMGGRSQEAHPPWDPKSTFYKLREKIIAFDRDLPDTFTLSRQNYYRHDNHQATNTYVSLHMLASVCHIVLNREYLPFLPLRCPGPHGSPIVNQTILNFAPDRFWEDSAQDVFQSSRNIIDLVGLSKEKLPLSSLSIFSIWLAGFMSIYVHHFPQMDASHRLGSEQAESPHMGENLSILEQGQAGTACQALRRAATYLPSAQRCLDNFEAVDRCFTQAKNSMQGSLSLRFGGVGHGSEFNQTGSQDKQRGGGFDMHRKSSSPRSVSPKMRNSPWPTLEERSKPNSSTSKSQLSLPGIDEGLLAVDTPKLVLGNIETLESGRMSRILNDLEGFSGAGSLRVAFSQ